One genomic segment of Rubripirellula amarantea includes these proteins:
- a CDS encoding lysylphosphatidylglycerol synthase transmembrane domain-containing protein — protein MQSTSKTRLITALKFALPAAIIGYLVWRIEPEQWHQLSAQPKQYGLLVAALVVSIFAMMLSFARWCLLVRCQGIELTMLEAQRLGSICFLLSFVSVGSVGGDLFKAIFLAKRRPGKRVAAVASVLVDRGCGMYGLLLLVAGGLMLNPGAAASNSDASAAVADGSFGMEQIKWATAILIGLGTVVLAILILGGRGVDRLITWGSGLPAIGKLVATIGPPLRMFHHHPIAFAVSVIMSLGVQGSLVISMYLVAKGLYTSPPALADHFIIVPIGMLASTLPITPAGIGVLEAAIDQLYKIVPAVPTNASGTLVALVFEMVKVVMAIIGTIFYWTASEEVRESIEEAEEVEEVEMAH, from the coding sequence ATGCAATCAACCAGCAAGACGCGACTGATAACGGCACTCAAATTCGCGTTGCCCGCCGCCATCATTGGCTATTTGGTGTGGCGTATCGAGCCGGAACAGTGGCATCAATTGTCCGCCCAACCCAAGCAATATGGCTTGCTGGTCGCGGCGCTGGTCGTTTCGATCTTCGCAATGATGCTCTCGTTCGCCCGCTGGTGCTTGCTGGTCCGCTGCCAGGGCATTGAATTGACGATGCTGGAAGCCCAGCGGCTTGGTTCGATTTGCTTTTTGCTCAGCTTTGTGTCCGTCGGCAGCGTTGGCGGAGATCTATTTAAAGCAATTTTCTTGGCCAAACGGCGACCGGGGAAGCGAGTCGCAGCAGTTGCCTCGGTTCTGGTCGACCGCGGTTGTGGCATGTACGGACTGCTTTTACTGGTCGCTGGCGGGTTGATGCTGAATCCCGGCGCCGCCGCTTCGAATTCCGACGCCTCAGCAGCAGTGGCCGACGGCAGTTTCGGAATGGAACAAATAAAGTGGGCGACCGCCATCTTGATAGGTTTGGGGACAGTCGTTTTGGCGATTTTGATTCTCGGGGGTCGTGGCGTGGATCGGTTGATCACGTGGGGCAGCGGTCTTCCGGCGATCGGCAAGCTTGTCGCCACGATCGGCCCGCCGTTGCGGATGTTCCATCATCACCCGATTGCGTTCGCCGTTTCGGTGATCATGAGCCTCGGCGTTCAAGGTTCGCTCGTGATCAGCATGTATTTGGTGGCCAAAGGGCTCTACACGTCACCGCCCGCACTGGCCGACCACTTCATCATTGTGCCGATTGGGATGCTCGCTTCGACCTTGCCGATCACTCCCGCCGGCATCGGTGTTCTGGAAGCCGCGATCGATCAGCTTTACAAAATCGTGCCCGCTGTACCAACCAATGCATCAGGAACGTTGGTCGCACTCGTTTTTGAAATGGTCAAAGTGGTAATGGCCATCATCGGAACCATTTTCTATTGGACGGCTAGCGAAGAAGTCCGCGAGAGTATCGAAGAAGCTGAAGAGGTCGAAGAAGTTGAAATGGCACATTAA
- the purE gene encoding 5-(carboxyamino)imidazole ribonucleotide mutase: MSNPATDFPDTDALVGVIMGSKNDWDTMKHACEALEVLGVAHEKYVVSAHRTPARMVAYAAGAADRGLKVIIAGAGGAAHLPGMVASETNLPVIGVPVQSRALQGLDSLLSIVQMPGGIPVATMSIGTSGAKNAGILAARILALSDAKLQMRLADFVQSQTDAVLESGDLA; this comes from the coding sequence ATGTCTAATCCTGCCACTGATTTTCCCGACACGGACGCGCTCGTGGGCGTCATCATGGGCAGCAAGAACGACTGGGACACGATGAAGCACGCTTGCGAGGCACTCGAAGTTCTCGGCGTCGCTCATGAAAAGTACGTCGTTTCCGCACATCGAACACCTGCTCGCATGGTCGCCTATGCCGCTGGCGCTGCGGACCGGGGTTTGAAGGTCATCATCGCTGGTGCCGGAGGCGCCGCGCATTTACCCGGCATGGTGGCATCCGAAACGAACTTGCCAGTGATCGGGGTGCCCGTGCAAAGCCGAGCACTGCAGGGACTCGATTCGCTGCTGTCGATTGTGCAAATGCCTGGTGGAATCCCTGTTGCCACGATGTCGATTGGAACTTCCGGCGCCAAGAACGCGGGCATTCTGGCTGCTCGTATCCTGGCACTCTCGGACGCCAAGTTGCAGATGCGCCTCGCTGACTTTGTCCAATCCCAAACCGACGCGGTCCTAGAGTCAGGTGATTTGGCATGA
- a CDS encoding 5-(carboxyamino)imidazole ribonucleotide synthase, with translation MSRSSQQSSTQHSESHHSESHHSESRHAQARLVNPGATIGMVGGGQLGRMFAMAAASMGYRVVVFCESSDTPAAQVAHHTVVGKLDDETAVESFASMCDVITLEFENIPAATMERCADHAPTYPAHRVLEIAQDRLLEKSTLAGAGLRVTPFVEVSNNESLLAASETLGWPMVVKTARDGYDGKGQYKISSADELGQVDWSSASSWIAEQWMPFDIEVSVVVAISSNGESTTFPVFENQHRNHILDVSVTPASITEALATRAREVATRAAQTLGVVGLLCVEFFVVGDDVVINEVAPRPHNSGHLTIEACHTSQFEQHVRAVCGLPLGSTTLRCPFAAMSNLLGDVWLDDQDQLVTPRWNDAISIPAIALHLYGKHHPQRSRKMGHLTTLGQTRDEVIERVTAARAKLSP, from the coding sequence ATGAGTCGCTCAAGTCAGCAATCGTCAACGCAACACAGTGAATCGCATCACAGTGAATCGCATCACAGTGAATCGCGGCACGCGCAAGCTCGGTTAGTTAATCCTGGCGCGACGATCGGTATGGTGGGCGGCGGACAACTTGGCCGTATGTTCGCAATGGCCGCAGCGTCCATGGGCTACCGAGTGGTGGTGTTTTGTGAGTCTTCCGATACGCCTGCAGCCCAGGTCGCCCATCACACCGTCGTTGGCAAACTCGATGACGAAACGGCTGTGGAGTCCTTCGCTTCCATGTGTGACGTCATCACGTTGGAATTCGAAAATATTCCAGCGGCGACGATGGAGCGGTGCGCTGATCACGCTCCCACCTACCCGGCTCACCGTGTCCTTGAAATTGCCCAAGACCGTCTTCTGGAAAAATCGACACTCGCCGGCGCCGGACTTCGCGTGACTCCATTTGTCGAAGTCTCGAATAACGAATCGTTGCTGGCCGCCAGCGAAACGCTTGGTTGGCCCATGGTCGTGAAGACAGCCCGCGATGGGTACGACGGCAAGGGGCAATACAAAATCAGTTCCGCCGACGAATTGGGACAGGTCGATTGGAGTTCCGCTTCCAGTTGGATCGCCGAGCAGTGGATGCCCTTCGACATTGAAGTTTCCGTGGTCGTGGCGATCTCGAGCAATGGCGAATCAACAACGTTTCCCGTGTTCGAAAACCAACACCGTAACCACATTCTCGATGTATCGGTCACACCGGCGTCGATCACCGAAGCCTTGGCAACCCGCGCTCGAGAGGTTGCGACGCGGGCTGCCCAAACGCTGGGTGTCGTCGGCTTGCTTTGTGTGGAGTTCTTCGTCGTTGGCGACGATGTCGTGATCAACGAAGTAGCACCGCGGCCTCATAATTCGGGGCATTTGACGATTGAAGCCTGTCACACGAGCCAATTCGAACAGCACGTTCGCGCCGTATGCGGCTTGCCGCTGGGGTCGACAACGCTGCGATGTCCGTTCGCTGCGATGTCCAATTTGTTGGGTGACGTGTGGCTTGACGATCAGGATCAACTCGTCACACCCCGATGGAATGACGCTATCTCAATTCCCGCGATCGCCTTGCATCTCTACGGCAAGCATCACCCTCAGCGATCGCGTAAGATGGGACACCTGACGACGCTCGGCCAGACGCGAGATGAAGTGATCGAACGAGTCACCGCGGCTCGTGCAAAGCTTTCGCCCTAA
- a CDS encoding sulfatase: MNPTKLLVPLAMAITVSLVEPCRGQTTNGQSSAERPNVLMICIDDLNDWVEPLGGHPQVKTPAMAELASRGMNFRNAHCQSPLCNSSRTSLMTSRRPSSTGIYGLGPWFRNVDEFRNITTLPQHFARAGYETYSAGKVYHGGYFQKTPEGIEVEFQHVGPPGRAGIGPPKKLVPPTPGGDHPLVDWGVFDHEESDKGDYQVASWVVDQIGEMESSKPFFMACGFFLPHVPCHTTPKYWDMYPDETLIMPPIDHVERSDCSPFSWYLHWELPEPRLSWLEDNNEHRNLVRAYLSCITFMDTQIARVLEALDQSPYADNTIVCLWSDHGWHLGEKNISGKNTLWERSTHVPLIFVGPGIESGVCEQPAELLDVFPTLADLAGLEVPAELEGVSLKPQVVDPSESRRPAVTEHNPGNYAIRDQRYRLIRYADGSEELYDMVADPNEYSNIIDDSKHAEAASRLREFYIADPRPLAKASHSRILEFKDGRWIWEGKAIDPTRPPMDIAPNTTADLSLIGPAK, translated from the coding sequence ATGAATCCCACCAAGCTTCTCGTGCCGCTGGCAATGGCCATCACCGTTTCGTTGGTTGAGCCATGTCGCGGCCAGACAACCAACGGTCAGTCATCCGCAGAGCGTCCCAACGTCTTGATGATCTGCATCGATGACTTGAACGATTGGGTGGAACCTCTCGGTGGCCATCCCCAGGTCAAGACTCCTGCAATGGCAGAGCTTGCATCGCGAGGTATGAATTTCCGAAACGCACATTGCCAGTCGCCTTTGTGCAATTCGTCTCGCACCAGCTTGATGACGAGTCGCCGTCCATCGTCGACCGGGATTTATGGACTGGGGCCTTGGTTTCGAAACGTAGACGAATTCCGAAACATCACGACGCTGCCTCAGCATTTTGCGCGTGCGGGTTACGAAACCTATTCGGCGGGAAAGGTCTATCACGGCGGCTACTTTCAAAAGACGCCTGAGGGAATCGAGGTCGAGTTCCAGCATGTTGGGCCACCTGGACGCGCAGGCATTGGGCCGCCGAAGAAGTTAGTTCCACCAACACCCGGTGGCGATCATCCGTTGGTCGATTGGGGTGTTTTTGATCACGAAGAATCGGACAAGGGTGACTATCAAGTTGCATCCTGGGTGGTGGACCAGATTGGCGAAATGGAATCATCGAAGCCGTTCTTCATGGCTTGCGGGTTTTTCTTGCCGCACGTTCCCTGTCACACGACGCCTAAGTATTGGGACATGTATCCCGATGAAACGTTGATCATGCCACCGATCGATCATGTAGAGCGATCGGACTGCTCACCGTTCTCTTGGTACCTGCATTGGGAACTACCTGAACCGCGTTTGAGTTGGCTCGAAGATAACAACGAACACCGCAATTTGGTTCGGGCCTACCTGTCTTGCATTACGTTCATGGACACACAAATCGCTCGTGTGCTCGAAGCACTAGACCAATCTCCTTACGCCGACAACACGATCGTGTGTTTGTGGAGCGACCATGGATGGCACTTGGGTGAGAAGAACATCAGTGGCAAGAATACCCTTTGGGAGCGATCGACTCACGTGCCGCTGATCTTCGTCGGCCCAGGGATCGAGTCCGGTGTTTGCGAACAACCTGCTGAACTACTCGATGTTTTTCCAACCCTGGCAGATCTCGCCGGTTTGGAAGTGCCCGCTGAACTTGAAGGCGTAAGTTTGAAACCGCAAGTCGTTGACCCATCGGAATCACGGCGTCCGGCGGTAACCGAACACAACCCGGGCAATTACGCGATTCGGGATCAACGTTATCGCCTGATTCGTTACGCCGATGGAAGCGAGGAGCTCTACGACATGGTCGCTGATCCCAACGAGTACTCCAATATCATTGATGATTCCAAGCACGCCGAAGCGGCCTCACGACTTCGCGAGTTTTACATCGCTGATCCTCGCCCCCTAGCGAAAGCAAGTCACTCGCGAATCTTAGAGTTCAAGGACGGCCGTTGGATTTGGGAAGGCAAAGCCATCGACCCAACGCGTCCACCAATGGACATCGCGCCCAATACCACCGCTGATCTATCGCTCATCGGCCCAGCAAAATAG
- a CDS encoding nuclear transport factor 2 family protein produces the protein MSYNEEVFPTDPPLTQREEINAALLRRWLLAGWEANDSSLVDEHFHPQCIVSGLAPEVIEGVDEMRATHRAMCARLNHRSATLHFLVIRGDQFAVSMEFEGRQQDSGIDVALESACFGTMKDGLIYRAHNIIDYTGLYSKLGLLDTRKLAEHFG, from the coding sequence ATGAGCTACAACGAGGAAGTCTTTCCCACCGATCCGCCTTTGACCCAGCGTGAAGAGATCAATGCGGCGCTTTTGCGCCGCTGGTTACTGGCCGGATGGGAGGCAAACGACAGTTCGCTTGTTGACGAACACTTTCATCCGCAATGCATAGTCAGCGGATTGGCTCCCGAAGTCATCGAGGGTGTTGACGAAATGCGCGCTACTCACCGAGCGATGTGTGCGAGATTGAACCATCGCAGTGCAACTCTGCATTTTTTGGTCATCCGTGGCGATCAGTTTGCGGTTTCAATGGAATTCGAAGGACGTCAACAAGACTCTGGCATTGACGTTGCTTTGGAATCCGCGTGCTTTGGAACGATGAAGGATGGGCTGATCTACAGGGCACACAACATCATCGACTACACTGGCCTGTACTCAAAGCTCGGCTTGCTTGACACGCGTAAGCTCGCGGAGCACTTCGGCTAG
- a CDS encoding GNAT family N-acetyltransferase has protein sequence MNEPASHRTGPETQRLLHRAFTVEDAVVAFELNSNPDVMRYTGDTSLKNVAEARRFIANYPDFERYGFGRWACVLKESQTVIGFCGLKYLRDLDVVDVGYRFLPQYWGQGLATEACMASLDFGFSKLGLARIFAFVIPANVGSVRVLAKSGMQVDSEFDCDGIATHRYVKHRPTSAHS, from the coding sequence ATGAATGAGCCGGCCTCTCATCGAACAGGCCCCGAAACACAGCGTCTTCTTCACCGAGCCTTCACGGTCGAGGACGCAGTGGTTGCGTTTGAACTCAACAGCAATCCCGACGTCATGCGATATACCGGCGATACGTCACTTAAAAACGTGGCGGAAGCACGACGTTTTATCGCGAACTATCCGGACTTTGAACGATATGGGTTTGGCCGCTGGGCGTGTGTCCTGAAAGAATCGCAAACCGTCATCGGATTTTGCGGCCTGAAGTACCTTCGAGATCTGGATGTTGTGGATGTTGGCTATCGTTTCTTGCCTCAATATTGGGGACAGGGTCTAGCCACCGAGGCATGCATGGCGAGCCTTGATTTTGGGTTTAGCAAGTTAGGACTAGCGAGGATCTTCGCTTTTGTCATTCCCGCCAACGTGGGCTCCGTGCGAGTACTCGCAAAGTCCGGAATGCAAGTCGACTCAGAGTTCGATTGCGACGGCATCGCTACGCATCGATATGTGAAGCATCGCCCAACGAGCGCTCATTCTTGA
- a CDS encoding pectate lyase: MTMQETRTSRLVFRWRIGLCVAARFLAAVWFLASVATIATAQDSVPESARTHLPSFPGAEGYGSVAKGGRGGKVFTVTNLNDSGPGSLRAAVKSDGPRIVVFGVSGTIDLKSRLSIRNPYITIAGQTAPGDGIAIRRYPVTIDADEVVIRYLRLRLGDESGEDADALSGRYHQNIIVDHVSASWSVDETLSIYHCKNVTVQWCLIAESLYQSIHAKGPHGFGGIWGSNYSTYHHNLLAHHSSRNPRFASGSGYTDYRNNVVYNWGHNSAYGGEKQQQGNPAYDFSTINMVANYYKPGPATRTGSVGHRIINPSSRDGVNDLGQWYVAENYMHGNAEASADNWSGGVQPQGGDEQIESLRLATPWQSMPIRQHRAEEAYRHVLQHAGASLPRRDSVDARIVEEVRTGTAKFGETYGGGGKGIIDSQNEVGGWPALSSVPSRPDSDGDGMSDEWEINHGLAPHNAADGSMDTDSDGYTNIEEFINGTNPNVYVDYTSPENNISSIAN, encoded by the coding sequence ATGACGATGCAAGAAACACGAACAAGCCGATTGGTATTTCGATGGCGTATTGGATTGTGCGTTGCTGCGCGATTCTTGGCTGCTGTGTGGTTTTTGGCTTCAGTAGCTACCATTGCTACAGCTCAAGACTCGGTACCAGAGTCCGCAAGAACACATCTTCCTTCGTTTCCGGGTGCGGAGGGTTACGGTTCGGTAGCTAAAGGAGGACGCGGCGGTAAAGTGTTTACGGTCACGAACCTCAACGACTCAGGCCCCGGTAGCCTTCGTGCCGCCGTGAAGTCAGACGGTCCGCGCATCGTGGTTTTTGGGGTCTCGGGAACTATTGATCTGAAAAGCAGACTTAGCATCCGCAACCCGTACATCACCATTGCCGGACAAACTGCACCGGGCGATGGAATTGCGATTAGGCGCTATCCCGTCACGATTGATGCGGATGAAGTTGTGATCCGATATTTGAGACTTCGGTTAGGAGATGAGTCAGGAGAAGACGCCGACGCTCTTTCAGGCAGGTATCACCAGAACATCATCGTCGATCACGTTTCGGCCAGTTGGAGCGTGGATGAAACGCTATCGATCTATCATTGCAAAAACGTGACGGTGCAGTGGTGTCTAATCGCTGAAAGTCTTTACCAATCGATCCACGCGAAGGGTCCTCATGGGTTCGGAGGTATCTGGGGATCGAACTACAGCACTTACCACCACAATCTGCTCGCTCATCACTCCAGTCGCAATCCACGGTTTGCATCGGGGTCAGGGTACACGGACTATCGAAACAATGTCGTCTACAACTGGGGACACAACAGTGCCTACGGCGGGGAAAAGCAACAGCAAGGAAACCCAGCTTATGACTTCTCAACCATCAACATGGTAGCGAATTATTACAAACCAGGCCCTGCTACACGCACTGGCTCGGTGGGACATCGGATCATTAACCCCTCTTCACGCGATGGTGTGAACGACCTTGGTCAATGGTATGTGGCGGAGAATTACATGCACGGCAATGCGGAAGCGTCCGCTGACAATTGGTCCGGTGGAGTCCAGCCACAAGGAGGCGATGAACAAATCGAGTCATTGAGGCTCGCTACACCATGGCAATCAATGCCCATCCGGCAGCATCGTGCTGAAGAAGCCTATCGCCATGTGTTACAACATGCAGGCGCGTCTTTGCCCCGGCGTGATTCGGTTGACGCTCGAATCGTAGAAGAGGTTCGCACCGGAACTGCAAAATTTGGCGAGACTTACGGCGGCGGAGGGAAAGGAATCATAGACTCGCAGAATGAAGTCGGAGGCTGGCCGGCCCTGTCATCGGTTCCGTCAAGACCGGATTCCGACGGCGATGGAATGTCAGATGAGTGGGAAATCAATCACGGTCTCGCTCCTCACAACGCAGCCGACGGATCCATGGACACTGACAGCGATGGCTACACGAATATTGAAGAGTTCATCAATGGCACCAATCCGAACGTCTACGTGGACTACACAAGTCCTGAGAACAATATCAGTTCAATAGCAAACTGA
- a CDS encoding VOC family protein translates to MPVITTLGFNGRTEEAIKFYRDAVDAEIVFMMRFRDSPDQSHTKFGMEEMIFHATFVIEGTTFMASDVGYTDGGASAEFSGFSLAIGFDSLERARRAFDNLADQGQTVIPLAESAFTSWYGIVIDRFGLSWKINVTQDPAS, encoded by the coding sequence ATGCCCGTAATCACGACACTCGGCTTCAACGGGCGAACGGAAGAAGCGATCAAGTTCTATCGCGACGCAGTCGATGCCGAGATCGTTTTCATGATGCGGTTTCGCGATAGCCCCGATCAGTCACACACGAAATTCGGTATGGAAGAGATGATCTTTCACGCTACGTTTGTGATCGAAGGAACAACGTTTATGGCAAGCGATGTCGGGTACACCGACGGCGGAGCCTCGGCTGAATTCTCGGGGTTTTCTCTCGCCATTGGGTTTGATTCGCTGGAACGGGCTCGACGAGCTTTCGACAACCTAGCCGACCAGGGTCAAACCGTGATCCCGTTGGCCGAATCAGCGTTCACGTCGTGGTACGGGATCGTGATTGATCGGTTCGGTCTTTCATGGAAGATCAATGTCACCCAAGACCCTGCATCATGA
- a CDS encoding DUF1697 domain-containing protein, whose amino-acid sequence MPTWIALFRGINVGGHNRLPMVDLAHTLEVTGLRSVRTYIQSGNVIFESSSTSKRNIAKQLSDAVEDSFKFRPGVLVLSGDELSAAIDRNPYTEATVDPKTLHFYFLETVPDLPPDEAISKMAKSTERYRLIDTVFYLHAPDGVGRSKLASGIERQLGIPTTARNYNTVARLAMMLDVG is encoded by the coding sequence ATGCCAACTTGGATCGCTCTGTTCCGCGGGATCAATGTCGGCGGCCACAACAGATTGCCGATGGTCGATCTAGCTCATACGCTCGAAGTCACTGGATTGCGTTCGGTCCGGACCTACATTCAAAGTGGAAATGTCATCTTTGAAAGCTCTTCAACGTCCAAGCGCAACATTGCTAAACAGCTTAGTGACGCTGTCGAAGACAGCTTTAAATTTCGCCCCGGTGTTCTAGTTCTGAGCGGCGATGAGTTGTCCGCAGCGATCGACAGGAATCCCTACACCGAAGCAACCGTCGACCCTAAAACGTTACATTTCTACTTTTTGGAGACTGTTCCAGATTTGCCTCCTGACGAGGCAATCTCTAAGATGGCTAAGTCAACCGAAAGGTATCGACTGATTGATACGGTGTTTTACTTGCACGCGCCAGATGGTGTCGGTCGATCCAAACTTGCATCGGGTATCGAGCGTCAACTTGGAATACCGACAACTGCCCGGAACTACAATACGGTCGCGAGGTTGGCCATGATGCTTGATGTTGGCTAA